A window of the Miscanthus floridulus cultivar M001 chromosome 14, ASM1932011v1, whole genome shotgun sequence genome harbors these coding sequences:
- the LOC136506149 gene encoding uncharacterized protein, translated as MGDSGGPHHHRPSPPPLSDAGKRRRLPNVRLAGSVPLPSHLPHPRRVPIVPATRSRKPQHLQHNSNHHDHPSAEPPQTLLKPLADSGDEVVLAAAFPRKARRAPKSTAAEEANGEETNGGAEDSETETEMEEQEEAGEEVVDVPSWLWGMGMGRYAAAFEAHEVDAEVLPWLTMDDLRDMGIGAVGARRKLFCAIQRLTSQLPPRR; from the coding sequence ATGGGCGACTCCGGCGGACCCCACCACCACCgcccttcgccgccgccgctgtcggaCGCCGGCAAGCGACGGCGCCTCCCCAACGTCCGCCTCGCCGGCTCCGTCCCGCTCCCTTCCCACCTGCCCCACCCGCGCCGCGTCCCCATCGTCCCCGCCACCAGGTCCCGCAAACCCCAACACCTTCAGCACAACAGCAACCACCATGACCACCCCTCCGCGGAGCCACCCCAAACCCTCCTAAAACCCTTGGCCGACAGCGGCGACGAAGTCGTCCTGGCCGCCGCCTTCCCCCGCAAGGCCAGGAGGGCCCCAAAGTCCACGGCAGCGGAGGAGGCAAACGGGGAGGAGACAAACGGAGGGGCGGAGGAttcggagacggagacggagatggAGGAGCAGGAGGAAGCGGGGGAGGAAGTGGTGGACGTGCCGAGCTGGCTGtgggggatggggatggggcgcTACGCGGCGGCGTTCGAGGCGCACGAGGTGGATGCTGAGGTGCTCCCCTGGCTCACTATGGACGACCTCCGGGACATGGGCATTGGTGCCGTCGGAGCACGCCGCAAGCTCTTCTGTGCCATCCAGAGGCTCACTTCGCAGCTGCCGCCACGGAGGTGA